The nucleotide window TACCAGCCATCTGGTGAAGTCCATCAATGTTCTGCGTTATCACATGTTTAATAATTCCCAGTTTTTCAAGCTCTGCAAGGGCAATATGGGCATTATTTGGCTTTGCATTTATGAGCTGGTGAATGAGTTCTTTTTTCATTCTCCAGAACTCTTCTCTTGCTTGCCTGTCATAAATAAACTCCTGATATGTGACAATCCTGAACCTCTGCCACAATCCACCAGGACTGCGGAAATCAGGTATTCCAGATTCTGTAGAAATTCCTGCTCCAGTGAATGCCACAGCATAGGTGGAGTTTTTAATAAGTTGCGAAGCTTTTTTAATTTTTTCCTGATAAGATGAATTCATGCTTTTTAAAAGATATCAAAAAGATGTGGTAATGTCAATAATTTTGTGTAAATTCATAAATAGGTGTATTCCTCCATTTTTCGTTTAAATGGCTTATCACTGCAAAAATTATTCTTTCAATACTTTCAACATTATTAAAACAACTCATAGTTCTCGTTCTTCGCCTTACTTCCCTAAATGCCCTCTCTATTATGTTTGTTGTTCTTAACTTCTTCCATAAACTCTTCGGAGT belongs to Thermodesulfovibrio aggregans and includes:
- a CDS encoding transposase, whose amino-acid sequence is YLRKKDEKECLFEAKKIYSAENLREAKRNFQLWESKWGRLYPKAVECIRKNWEQLTAFYKTPKSLWKKLRTTNIIERAFREVRRRTRTMSCFNNVESIERIIFAVISHLNEKWRNTPIYEFTQNY